In Tiliqua scincoides isolate rTilSci1 chromosome 1, rTilSci1.hap2, whole genome shotgun sequence, the following are encoded in one genomic region:
- the PDCD2 gene encoding programmed cell death protein 2, whose protein sequence is MGSRRVELGFVEEAAAAWRLRSEQFPCKVGGRPAWLGEAGLPGPAELRCGVCQQPCAFLLQLYAPVHDRPDAFHRSLFLFACRQPSCYRPAGPAPGSLRVFRNQLPRKNDTYSYEPPPEEPHLGEVPCVNLQLKCGTKLCRVCGCLAPKTCSKCHNAHYCSKDHQVRDWKAGHKQLCTQSAQTANVILDHKFLFPEYEIVIEPEELDSSDTHETEQEDLDTNEELTFADNTHEPVESLDENLLETMAKHETQDDKSFQKFKKRISLEPEQIIRYCRNGEGPIWISATNIPQETEIPNCVCGGKRIFEFQVMPQLLSHLKVDSLTESIDWGTLAVYTCAENCNLDNCYMEEFIWKQDVSSCV, encoded by the exons ATGGGCTCGCGGCGGGTGGAGCTGGGCTTCGTGGAGGAGGCGGCGGCCGCGTGGCGGCTACGGAGCGAGCAGTTCCCCTGCAAGGTGGGCGGCAGGCCGGCGTGGCTGGGGGAGGCCGGCTTGCCGGGCCCGGCCGAGCTGCGGTGCGGCGTGTGCCAGCAGCCCTGCGCCTTCCTGCTCCAGCTCTACGCGCCCGTCCACGACCGGCCCGACGCCTTCCACCGAAGCCTCTTCCTCTTCGCCTGCCGGCAGCCCTCCTGCTACCGCCCCGCCGGCCCCGCGCCCGGCAGCCTGCGCG TTTTTAGGAATCAGTTACCAAGGAAGAATGACACCTACTCTTATGAGCCCCCACCTGAAGAGCCACATCTTGGAGAGGTGCCTTGTGTGAATCTGCAGTTGAAATGTGGAACAAAGTTGTGCAGAGTCTGTGGGTGTTTGGCTCCCAAAACGTGCTCCAAATGTCACAATGCTCATTACTGCAGCAAAGACCATCAGGTTAGGGACTGGAAAGCAGGACACAAGCAACTATGCACACAGTCTG CTCAGACAGCTAATGTGATTCTAGACCACAAATTTCTTTTTCCGGAGTATGAAATTGTAATAGAACCTGAAGAACTGGATTCCTCTGATACCCATGAAACAGAACAGGAAGATCTAGACACAAATGAAGAATTGACATTTGCAGATAATACTC ATGAACCAGTTGAATCCTTGGATGAGAACTTGTTGGAGACAATGGCAAAGCATGAAACCCAAGAtgacaaaagttttcaaaaatttAAGAAGAGGATATCTTTGGAACCAGAACAG ATTATCAGATACTGTAGAAATGGAGAAGGCCCCATCTGGATTTCAGCAACAAATATTCCACAGGAGACAGAGATCCCAAACTGTGTGTGTGGTGGTAAAAGAATATTTGAATTCCAG GTTATGCCACAACTCCTGAGTCACCTAAAAGTTGACAGCCTTACAGAAAGCATTGACTGGGGAACTCTTGCTGTCTATACGTG